A single Phoenix dactylifera cultivar Barhee BC4 chromosome 1, palm_55x_up_171113_PBpolish2nd_filt_p, whole genome shotgun sequence DNA region contains:
- the LOC103698412 gene encoding cytochrome P450 709B2-like, with product MENICHNKEVQEARGRGPGGKFWSGSLEEIRSMKKAGRKLILDINSNDITPRVLPHYLKWMSQYGETFLYWFGPHPTICITDPELAKQVLSNKFGFFPKETPIPSLLALLGKGLLLTQGAEWARHRHVVSPAFTMDKLKTMTKKMAACAQSMLERWQDQATQAEGQREIEVSSQFQELTADVISHTAFGSSYVEGKEVFQAQKELQTLAGESLLNMNIPGYNRYFPSRRNLHRWKLERRVRNTLMHIIQGRLDSKDSSYANDLLGLMMESCRSNHDQERKGQILSMNEIIDECKTFFFAGQETTSHLLTWTVLLLCTNEEWQERLREEVLRECGTGIPNADMLSKLKLVTMVLLEALRLYGPAVMMQRMAAKDLTLGNLVIPKDTRLAIPIAIIHRNKEVWGADADEFNPLRYKNGISKAAKHPNALLAFSIGPRACIGQSFAMLEAKIVIAMILQRFSLSLSPNYIHAPADMLTLQPQYGLPILLRPLNV from the exons atggagaacATATGCCATAACAAAGAGGTTCAGGAAGCAAGGGGTAGGGGCCCTGGTGGCAAGTTCTGGTCTGGATCACTTGAGGAGATTCGAAGCATGAAGAAGGCTGGAAGAAAGCTGATCTTGGACATCAACTCAAATGATATCACTCCTAGGGTCCTGCCGCACTATCTCAAGTGGATGTCACAATATG GagaaacatttctatattggtTTGGACCCCATCCAACGATATGTATCACTGATCCAGAGTTGGCTAAACAAGTGCTATCGAACAAATTTGGTTTCTTCCCAAAGGAGACACCAATTCCTAGCCTACTGGCTTTATTGGGTAAGGGTTTGCTTCTCACTCAAGGGGCGGAATGGGCTAGGCACCGGCATGTTGTCAGTCCTGCTTTTACAATGGATAAGCTCAAG ACGATGACAAAGAAGATGGCAGCATGTGCTCAATCCATGCTAGAACGATGGCAAGATCAGGCAACTCAAGCTGAGGGACAAAGAGAGATAGAGGTCAGCAGCCAATTTCAAGAGTTAACAGCAGATGTAATCTCCCATACAGCTTTTGGAAGCAGTTATGTTGAGGGCAAGGAAGTCTTTCAGGCACAAAAAGAGCTCCAGACACTTGCAGGAGAAAGTCTTCTCAATATGAACATCCCTGGATACAA TAGATATTTTCCTTCTAGGAGGAATCTGCACAGGTGGAAGCTAGAAAGAAGAGTGAGGAACACACTGATGCACATCATACAGGGTCGATTAGATTCGAAGGACTCCAGCTATGCAAATGATCTGCTTGGGTTGATGATGGAGTCTTGCAGATCAAACCATGATCAAGAGCGAAAGGGTCAAATATTGAGCATGAATGAGATCATAGATGAGTGCAAGACATTCTTCTTTGCTGGACAGGAGACCACCTCCCATTTGCTTACTTGGACTGTGCTCCTGTTGTGTACCAATGAAGAATGGCAGGAGAGGCTCAGAGAGGAGGTGCTCAGAGAATGTGGTACAGGAATTCCCAATGCAGACATGCTCAGCAAGTTAAAATTG GTTACCATGGTTCTCTTAGAAGCCTTGAGGCTCTATGGCCCAGCAGTCATGATGCAAAGAATGGCTGCTAAAGATTTGACCTTAGGAAACCTAGTGATTCCGAAGGACACCAGACTGGCAAtaccaattgcaattattcataGGAATAAAGAGGTTTGGGGAGCTGATGCTGATGAGTTCAATCCTCTTAGATACAAGAATGGGATATCAAAAGCCGCCAAGCACCCCAATGCACTACTTGCATTCTCGATAGGACCGAGAGCATGCATTGGTCAAAGCTTTGCAATGTTGGAAGCGAAAATCGTGATCGCCATGATCCTCCAGAGGTTCTCATTATCTCTCTCCCCAAACTATATACATGCACCAGCGGACATGCTTACCCTTCAGCCCCAGTATGGGCTTCCTATACTTCTAAGACCCTTGAATGTCTGA